The genomic window ACATTTTTTTGCAGCCTGACTACCCTACGGAACTTTTCGTTGTGTTTTTGTGAGGCAATTTCAATAAATTTGTACCTTTAACTTCTAAGAAATCAAACTGTGGAGCTGTGCTATTTTTTATGGCTAAGTCGAACATATGAAATTTTCTGAACAATATTGTCAGCGAATCACACTGCAGAATTATGGAGCATCAACACAATTGAAAATTTTTATGTGATGATGTATATCAGCATCGATATAAATAGCATAGCTCCACATGGTAGATCTTTGGCTACAGCTGCATTTTAGACAGAACCAAAAAATATTGAGAGAAAGTGCCTTAATCACCTGTAAAATCTTACCTAAttagaccaattatttttccataATCTAGGAAGTAATTGAGGTACAATAAACCTAATTACACTTTTGAAAACAGGTGAAagaaacatacatacacacctaATTTCATTAAATATCTCTAAGATTAAAAATTTGTCATTTTTAAGACCAGAGGCTCTCATTAATACACTTTTCTGACTATAAGTGAAGCCAAAGTATATGTTATCATGACTCGCTGGTCCGAGCAAGCCACAGAAAGGTCCCAATCATCTGCAACCAGCACAGTACCACCCAGCTACCAAGTTTGGCCTGAAAGTGCCTACAGGGCAACTGCGCTTTGAAGTTAACAAATTGGGGCAATCGTGGCACTGCCAACTACTCACCAGGATTTCCTCAACAGCTTCTTTGAGCTTGGCATAGCCCATGTGTTGCTTGCCCATGAGATGGTCGTCGACACGCTGCTGCGCATCACCAACAATGAGAAAGGCTCCGCAGATGTCGCACACCTCCATCTGCTTCTCCTGGGCAGCTGCCAGCTCTGCCGTTTGCTGCACAGTACGAGGCAAAGCACAATGACCAACTCCCCCGCAGCTGACTTGTTGCAGTCTACTACACAACTCCCATTCGCCAACTCTCGACACAAGCCAATCTGCAAAATCCCTTGGTCCCAACTGCCTCTTCCGACTACATTCCTCTGACAGGATTCCAGTTAGCCTCCATATATACaatcgaaccccgctacaacgaaactgaaggggcgcggaaaaaattttgttgtagtgaaataaaaaaaatataccttacctgagctagcaaaacaaaaggaacgtttattctcaaaattcacaAAATGTTTGCTGCtccctattctttcccagcagtgtCACAacgtgattctcacccatgcatagcgaggccatggtgaaaagcacgctgaaacaacgcctaaaaccgCTTTTGTGAATGAAACAAACAGTTGCACTTACGCGTTAACACCAGCtgctgtccgccgtcaaaactATCCGACAAcaccgagatggaggcagggtatcgtggagcggcgacttttgcattattctatgctattcttatcatccattactcacggctagctgattttgttgataacgcagacgaacagccgctctgattagttaccacactggccaagcgcgaacataatgataagcatcggaatcggaaaaggcatcgtgcCGCGGTTGCACCCAGCAACTGCAAGAAAGAAACCATGAAgcgagcgactgagcttcagcttcggatcgtctgtggctaaaaagcaagccagtggcgaaacaaaagcagggcagtctcattgccatcactatCGAGCAATAGCAGCaaccatgcttgctgaacagcggcggtttctggtggtgccagcgcatgttttagacttcgttgacacATTTTCAGGCCTTCAAATGCATTgaaaagattgggtttactgcatagcatTATGTATCTGAGCCTGCaattgcatcgtaaaattttGTTTGAGCAGGGTGATtgaagaaaaagtgtttgttgtggcgacaatatttatgcattgactcctatggactgccgACGGGaaatcgtgaatttttcgttgtagcggaaattttgTTGGAGCGGCGTTTATTgtagcggagttcgactgtaTACACTCAAATCTCTTGATAATGAAGTTCCATCTAACATGGAAATAAGTTCGTTGTatccaaaaattcattataaaagtATATGTCTAACAGTATATCCATTGCAAGAGTATTCTTCAATTACTTTGTTATAATTGATATTTCATTATATCGATGTTTGACTGCAGTCTGGAGAGCAAGGCTGCCTACATCATATTTGTCTCTGATGCTGTCTTTGCAAAGCAGTTTATTTTGATGGCTATCTGAAAATTGGAACGAGGCTCAAGACGACCACCATGTGGTAAGCTGTCTATTTCGCCATCTGTGGCAAATACAAAGCTAAGATCCTTGGGGATGCCTCACCCTGAGCCAGTGTGCCTTGTCGGAGTCCTTGTCGAGAGACTTGCGCTCCTCTTTAAGCTGGTCGCAGAGCTTCATGATCCCCTGCGCCTCCTCGACCTTGCCCTCACAGCCCAGCTGCTCCACTTGCTGCAGCAAGCCCTGGATGCGCTCATTCAGCACGATCACCCGCTCGTCAGTTGGGGCCGCTGGCTCTTTCATCTTGATAACCACACCGCCCTGCAAAAATGGGGTGATGACACCGAAGCACACCTTTTTGCGCAACAGACAAGATGAAGTGAATAGGCTGCAGATTGGGTACCCCCCAGTGGCAAATTATTTTTTTCACATTATTATCATAATTCCTAAGCTCCAGTTAACAAACAAATGTACCCATATGCTTCTGTTTCGTgcaattgcatttaaaaaaaaaaagcccttgaTCTAGTCTCCTTCCTTCATACATAGTGAAATGAGACATGGGAGGAAAAATTGAGGAAAAATTCAGAACATAAAGGGACCAGCTGTGACCTAGCACTCCTAACTAAAGGAAAAGTACATATCAAGGTGCCAGCTAGTCTATCTCAAGTTTTTTTAACAATGGTTCTGTTCATTAAGATTGTAACAGTGGTGCAGAATATAGGAATTAAACTAATCATATTAGGGGCAGTTGTTCCATTGAAAAGAGTTCCATTTACAGCAAGATTTATTTGTAACACAACAGCCTGGTCTTGGaaacaagagtggcgatgtgggcttgtttcgctctgtcttctcagtctattctttcctgcgttcattttttcgcctcgcgctacacaTATTTCTTTCAAATGGCCTTGGAAGTCACTCTAACCTCTTGGTTGCTAAGATGCAGTCGCTGCCGCGCCCTCCGGATACGCTTTTCCACGTCGGAAAGCATGGACTGGCAGAACTGGAGAAAGGAGTCCTCATAGCCTTCTTGGCGGTACCGAGGGCTTGCTTCATACCTTGGCAAGGAATTTATAAAACAAGCACGGCCAATGTCAGATATGTACAAGTCCAATTGTCACTCGCATTCCACACTTTCAAAGGAAATAGCTTGACCTGTTcgtcatcaacctgactacgccccctgcagggcaaaggcctctcccacgattCGCCAATCATCCTGGTCTTGTGCCTTCccttgccacgttatacctgccaactttttaatctcatcagcttACCTAACTTCtcgtctccccttcgtgcatttgccttctctgggaatccagtcagttactcttaataaGCACCGGCTATCCTGCCTATGCCCAATGTGCCTGGCCCATATCCACTTCTTGATttaagctatgatatccttaaatcCAATTTGTTTCCTGacccgctctgctctcttctagtCTCTTTAAGTtatacctatcattttcctttccatcactcgctgcaacgtctttgtaagcctccatgtttctgctccatagctaagtaccggtaaaacacagctgttgtataccttcctcttgaggaatagtgcgATCTACCATTCATGATGTcaaaatgcttgccaaatgtgatccaccccatccatATTTTTCTAGTTAGTTCACTCTAATGGTTTGGtcccgcggttactacctgtcctaagtagacatattcctttacaactccCAACGTCTCTCCACCCATTGCAAAGGCCTGTTTTCTTCAaagattgttgcacattactttagttttatgcatattaattttcaggcctttttttctgctttctgtgtccagttcagtaaccgtaattcgtcccttgagttactcatcaaggcaatatcatcagcgaattgcaggttactaagatactctccattaactctgatCCCTAACTTTCCCCTATCTAAGGCCCTGATTACTGAGGGGCAGAGTTGACCTTATTTTCTTAGGTTGTGAAGGTGAATAAGAGTGATCTAATTAAAATACAGAAAAATGGTTTGTTATTGCATAAAACAACTTCACTTCATCTGAGCCAAGACACGAGTCATAGATACAAAAATCTTACTCTCTCTTCAGCCTGTCGTCGTGAACTTTGTTGCAGGGTCCTAAGTCTGCCTTGGTGTTCACGAAGAGATCGTTGGGGCAGAACTTGGCAAGAAAGTGCTTGCACACCTACAATGACGACGTCAGTGATTATAAAATAGGCATGTAATCGCACGAAGCGAGATCACTGCGCGGACACTTCAATACAGCCAATGCAGCAATACACACACAAATAAGATTGATGCAAATCAGTTCATATAACATATAAACATGAACAAACTCATTTGTCTGCATTTGGGGTGACTCTCTAGTGTGTCCGTATTTGTACGTCTCGTGTTTTTAACATGAACACCTACCAACTAGCTCGGCTATCTGCAACTGCACAGGTGTCACGCATGGTAATATCGTCTACAATCCACACACACAAAGAACAGGAGATGCGTACGGTGTAGCACTAACACGCTTTGATATCGTAGCACTGCGCGATAAGATGCTCGAGCGGGATTTCGAGCCCTGCCGATATTCTTCATCACTGCAACGGTGTGCATGGTCAGTGTACGCTAATAGGGAACGAGGAGTtattgaacaacatcgaaagccTGATCGCTCCAGAATATGTCAATTATGCAGACGATGGCGTCGTGAAGTGTGGCCGTATAAGCAATGCTATTGCGTACTTCGGCGCCGAAATTTTTGGCTTTGCCATGACGGCTCGGAATGGAAACGCCGCACTGGCAAAGCGGTTACACGCGCGTACGAGTTACGGCGCAGATTATTGCGCGTtggcgaattaaaaaaaaaaagaattaaaagaCAACGAAGGGCACGGCCAGCTTGTTCCCAGAATTGGACACTACGACGCGTTTAACGACTCAAATAAATAgaaacggtaaaaaaaaaagacggacgCTTACGTCGGGGTCTTCCCAGTTGCAAGTGTTCTTCTTCTCCGTGGGCGCGAGATTTCTATCCCGGCCCATCAATTCGTCGAGAAGTTGTTTAGCTGAGGCGAGCGCCATTTTCGATCACGAAAAACAACTACGGGGAGCCAGGGGAGCTTCGGTACTTCTGTTCGGTGCAAAAATTTCCCGTTGCTGCGATCCTGCAATTACAGGCCACGTGATTTATTACGTCACATTAAAACGCGttcgcgtaataccaaacttaTAACACATTTTGTTTAAAACTTAAAGCTTTTTTGATAACTGTAAAATATTAATGCTGAGTGTATGTCACACAATTTTGTATTTTGCAATAGCTATGTTTAAGTGGGTTCTTGAAATGACAAAacgttctggaaaaaaaaaaaaaacatacgtcaTCAAGTGAAAAGATACATTTAGAACTTAACGGAACGCACTACTTATTTGACAATAAAATAATTTTATTACCAAAAAATGTTAGCTTCCAAATAAACGATTTCTTTTTGCATAActaaataataatacaaaaaaaacaaaatttaattTTTATGCAAAAATTAGGCCCGCACTTAGGTTCGCCTcgcgtctctctctttctcgttgctcttccctttcctttttttcaagCCTAATTTTGCACACGCGGTGGTGGTCTCGCACCGCGGTGAATTGGTGGAGTTGGGGTGCTTGCTGCGCCGCGTTTTAATTTTGTGCAAAGGGACACACACAGGCCAttatttttttcctctcccacccGCCGCCTTATACCCCGAACAATCCGTGATCACCGAGGCCGTTTCCACTGAAAACCACGCGAGGATTTCACTATGGACACATCGTCTCCCGAAGCGCAAGTGGCGCCGGACAATTGGGAAGACCACAGTGTGGAGATCAACAATgccgatgatgacgacgacatggcaaagtcgttttcgaAGCTAAACGTGGACGCGCCGCCGTTCGTGCCTTCATTCGCCACGTTGCAGATGGCACAGTTAGACCCACCGGAGAAAGGCAACGAAGATTCTCCATCAGGTAAGCGGGGTTGCCCATCTGCCGAGGGGGGTTCATCCTTCGGCTACCCGTAGTGCAGCTACCGATTGAGGTAGCCCGCCGATCGCCTGACATCGTGTCAACGTAAACGACATCGTAGTttcctttattgtttttttttgcttttttttaatttagcgaAGCGCGTTGTGTGACGGTAGGCCTACGCAAGAGCTCGATCGCTCgtgcttacccccccccccccctttctctgtACGACGAACACGAAAAAGCAGGTGTCAATAACCTCGAAAACTCGTCGCCCCTTGCGAAGACGATGAAGAGGCGGATTAGACGGGGCACCGTGGTTAGGAAGGAACGCTAGGAACTCCGTGATTTCGCGAGTTGTGAAAAGACTCGACGGGCCAACCACCTTCCTCTTTTCCCGCCGCCCTTTTTTCGTCGCAGTGCCTTGCGGTACACGTGGTTTTTCCTGCGAGACGGAACATGGCTGCTTGACCCATGCGACGTTTAATGACAAGTGTACGCCACGCCTCGTGGTACGTGGGGTACTTTGGTTATCCGAAAGCGAGCATAAGTTCGTGCTTCAAAGCTTACAAGTCGCTGCGATCGCGCAGCACACGTGTTGGGCACCGACCATTCGCAGTGTGGGCTTTCAGTCACTGAAGATCACAGATGTTGCCGCAAGTTTTCGAAAAACAAATCGCCGGTGCGCGAGTGGAGTTTTGGAAGCCAGTTGCCGCATGATGACC from Rhipicephalus microplus isolate Deutch F79 chromosome 7, USDA_Rmic, whole genome shotgun sequence includes these protein-coding regions:
- the LOC119180248 gene encoding luc7-like protein 3, translated to MALASAKQLLDELMGRDRNLAPTEKKNTCNWEDPDVCKHFLAKFCPNDLFVNTKADLGPCNKVHDDRLKREYEASPRYRQEGYEDSFLQFCQSMLSDVEKRIRRARQRLHLSNQEGGVVIKMKEPAAPTDERVIVLNERIQGLLQQVEQLGCEGKVEEAQGIMKLCDQLKEERKSLDKDSDKAHWLRQTAELAAAQEKQMEVCDICGAFLIVGDAQQRVDDHLMGKQHMGYAKLKEAVEEILNRREKEREEKEKQRERERERRRRREEDDTRSSRRGAELARDDRRDRDEKRHRSRSPRDDRRERADDKRERTDDRRRDEDRRRDDDRRRNDERKRDEDRRREEDRKRDDDRKREEERKRDEDRKRDEDRKRDEDRKRDEDRKRDEDRKRSRRDDDRSRRDDDRSRRDDDRSRKDDERSSSSRHDDDRSSRSDRSSHRDSRSSGHDRDKYHRSSSSKVSNGDSSPRH